In one Lolium rigidum isolate FL_2022 chromosome 3, APGP_CSIRO_Lrig_0.1, whole genome shotgun sequence genomic region, the following are encoded:
- the LOC124697509 gene encoding golgin candidate 5-like, protein MAEGEELSKKQAAQEATIRKLRAQIREFEEEKQRLNSKIQVEETKVESIKRDKAATEKLLQETIERNQTELAAQKEFYTNALNTAKEAEALAESRVNTEAKV, encoded by the exons ATGGCTGAAG GCGAAGAGCTATCGAAAAAACAAGCTGCTCAAGAAGCTACTATACGAAAACTGAGAGCACAG ATTcgtgagtttgaagaagaaaagcAACGGCTGAACTCAAAGATCCAG GTTGAGGAGACAAAGGTTGAGAGTATTAAAAGAGATAAGGCGGCAACAGAGAAGTTGCTACAAGAAACAATCGAAAGAAATCAAACTGAACTTGCAGCTCAGAAGGAGTTCTACACAAATGCTCTTAATACAGCAAAAGAGGCCGAAGCATTAGCTGAATCAAGAGTCAACACAGAAGCCAAAGTTTAG